In Leifsonia sp. ZF2019, a genomic segment contains:
- a CDS encoding carbohydrate ABC transporter permease: protein MSVALNRPRRPEAEARRRDPRALTRSQTVAAWTLTTPFLLIFAAMFIVPLLYSLYESSFQSSLVDGQSFAGLANYGRVFTDPSFWAGLGRVALFLVIQVPIMLGLALAFALALDSGRLRGSKFARLAIFVPYAVPGVVATLMWGYLYGPDFGLITQIAKALLLPPPNLLSSTNILGATMNIVCWEFIGYNMIVMYAALRSVPTELYDAAEVDGASQRRIAWSIKIPAIRNAILLTVIFSIIGSFQLFNEPNLLYSIAPNSIGTDFTPNLYAYNVAFKNQDVNYAAAIAFVLGLIVMVVSYVVQLVANRKEKLS from the coding sequence ATGAGTGTCGCCCTCAACCGACCCAGGCGCCCCGAGGCGGAGGCCCGCCGGCGAGATCCTCGCGCGCTGACGCGCTCGCAGACCGTCGCCGCGTGGACGCTGACCACGCCCTTCCTCCTCATCTTCGCAGCGATGTTCATCGTTCCCCTGCTGTACTCGCTCTACGAGAGCAGCTTCCAGTCGTCCCTGGTCGACGGGCAGTCCTTCGCGGGGCTGGCGAACTATGGTCGCGTCTTCACAGACCCGAGCTTCTGGGCCGGGCTGGGGCGCGTCGCCCTCTTCCTCGTGATCCAGGTGCCGATCATGCTCGGTCTCGCGCTGGCCTTCGCGCTCGCCCTCGACAGCGGCCGCCTGCGCGGCTCGAAGTTCGCCCGGCTCGCGATCTTCGTGCCGTACGCGGTGCCCGGAGTCGTCGCCACTCTCATGTGGGGGTACCTGTACGGGCCGGACTTCGGGTTGATCACCCAGATCGCCAAGGCGCTGCTGCTCCCGCCGCCGAACCTCCTGTCGTCCACGAACATCCTCGGCGCCACGATGAACATCGTCTGCTGGGAGTTCATCGGCTACAACATGATCGTCATGTACGCCGCGCTCCGGTCGGTGCCGACCGAGCTGTACGACGCGGCGGAGGTCGACGGCGCCAGCCAGAGGCGCATCGCCTGGAGCATCAAGATCCCCGCGATCCGCAACGCGATCCTCCTGACGGTCATCTTCTCGATCATCGGGTCCTTCCAGCTCTTCAACGAGCCGAACCTCCTCTACAGCATCGCCCCGAACTCCATCGGGACGGACTTCACCCCCAACCTGTACGCGTACAACGTGGCGTTCAAGAACCAGGACGTCAACTACGCAGCAGCCATCGCCTTCGTGCTCGGTCTCATCGTCATGGTCGTGTCGTATGTGGTCCAGCTCGTCGCCAACCGCAAGGAGAAGCTGTCATGA
- a CDS encoding carbohydrate ABC transporter permease — translation MSATTERVAPAPGRRSHRPIVAASARKRRVVERDKRRSTVLTVIVWVSLAYFLIPLVWLFIASTKSNSDLFSTFGLAFGSSFDLFSNIGQVFTQQGGAFSQWLINTVLYSVGSAVGAAALATACGYALAKYRFRGATAVFSVILGAVMVPLTALAIPTFLLFSAWNLTDTPWAIVLPSLVSPFGVYLMRVYAADAVDDSLLEAARIDGAGEFRIFFSIASRLLAPGIVTVLLFTLVSTWNNYFLPLIMLNSPELFPVTVGLASWQASATAGGGGQVLFTTVITGSLLSITPLIVAFLFLQRFWQTGLSSGSVKG, via the coding sequence ATGAGCGCGACGACTGAACGGGTCGCCCCGGCGCCGGGCCGCCGCTCCCACCGCCCGATCGTCGCGGCGTCGGCGCGCAAGCGGCGCGTCGTCGAGCGCGACAAGCGGCGCAGCACCGTCCTCACGGTCATCGTGTGGGTGTCGCTCGCCTACTTCCTGATCCCGCTCGTCTGGCTCTTCATCGCGTCGACGAAGTCGAACAGCGATCTGTTCTCGACGTTCGGCCTCGCCTTCGGGAGCAGCTTCGATCTCTTCTCGAACATCGGGCAGGTGTTCACACAGCAGGGCGGGGCGTTCTCGCAGTGGTTGATCAACACGGTGCTGTACTCGGTGGGGTCCGCGGTGGGCGCTGCGGCGCTTGCGACCGCGTGCGGCTATGCTCTCGCAAAGTACCGCTTCCGCGGCGCCACGGCCGTCTTCAGCGTGATCCTCGGCGCCGTGATGGTGCCGTTGACCGCCTTGGCGATCCCCACCTTCCTGCTCTTCAGCGCGTGGAACCTGACGGACACGCCCTGGGCGATCGTGCTGCCCTCGCTCGTCAGCCCGTTCGGCGTCTACCTGATGCGCGTCTACGCGGCGGATGCCGTCGACGACAGTCTGCTGGAGGCCGCGCGCATCGACGGTGCCGGGGAGTTCCGCATCTTCTTCTCGATCGCGTCCCGTCTCCTCGCGCCGGGCATCGTCACGGTTCTGCTCTTCACCCTCGTCTCGACGTGGAACAACTACTTCCTGCCGTTGATCATGCTGAACAGTCCCGAGCTCTTCCCCGTCACGGTGGGCCTCGCCTCCTGGCAGGCGTCGGCCACTGCGGGCGGCGGAGGTCAGGTGCTGTTCACGACGGTGATCACCGGCTCGCTCCTGTCGATCACCCCGCTGATCGTCGCGTTCCTCTTCTTGCAGCGGTTCTGGCAGACCGGCCTGAGCTCGGGGAGCGTCAAAGGCTGA
- a CDS encoding MSMEG_6728 family protein: MQTFLPYPSFADSVRLLDRARMGKQRVEALQVLRAITVPGYGWRNHPVAMMWRGYLPALTKYALESADAWIEQGHADTVRPQVLAFAPEVAELPQDALELPPWIGDDAFHRSHRSNLVRKDPEFYRPLFPDVPDDLPYLWPGATREADGSPL; encoded by the coding sequence GTGCAGACATTCCTCCCGTACCCGTCCTTCGCCGACAGCGTCCGCCTCCTGGACCGCGCCAGGATGGGGAAGCAGCGCGTGGAGGCGCTGCAGGTGCTGCGGGCGATCACCGTGCCCGGGTACGGATGGCGCAACCATCCGGTGGCGATGATGTGGCGCGGGTACCTGCCCGCGTTGACGAAGTACGCGCTGGAGTCGGCAGACGCGTGGATCGAGCAGGGTCACGCGGACACCGTGCGGCCGCAGGTGCTCGCGTTCGCGCCGGAGGTCGCGGAGCTCCCGCAGGATGCCCTCGAGCTGCCGCCGTGGATCGGCGACGACGCGTTCCACCGCAGCCATCGGTCGAACCTGGTGCGGAAGGATCCGGAGTTCTACCGGCCGCTGTTCCCGGACGTGCCGGATGACCTGCCGTACCTGTGGCCCGGTGCGACACGGGAGGCGGACGGCTCGCCGCTGTGA
- a CDS encoding transporter: protein MVAALVRLRLLYLRNSFRRSTGQLVAVILGAVYGVFALVVVLGALIGLSFAPREVATTALVLAGSAAVLGWAVLPLLMSGVEQTLDPARLAVYPIPLRTMMIGMLLSGAVGVAGAATTLAALGTALPWWRAPGVALAALVTGVLGAATCIVVSRATTSVASGLASGRRFREASGLLVLIPLILAGPIIIGVTRGLRSSADALPAVADGLSWSPLGAVWAVPGALAAGDALGALARLLIALATFAVLWLVWRWGLGRSLVTPTRASSRVRAPGKPGLFGILPATPAGAIAARCLTYWFRDPRYLRQLIVIPLIPALMWFYASLNHSNSFLIASGPIIAFALGVGMLADVSYDSTAFALHLSKAVPGRADRWGRAGAMLAFGVPAVAIVTIGTAAAEGELAIAPALLGLSLGILLTGAGVCSVTSARLVFPVPNPGDNPFKSRPGAGFALMGPTFASWGVLAVLCLPEIALLIVAVVTRDALWAWAGLVVGVALGGVLLTVGARVGGRVLDARGPELLLQLRKDA, encoded by the coding sequence GTGGTTGCAGCACTCGTAAGGCTCCGCCTCCTCTATCTGAGGAACTCCTTCCGCCGCAGCACCGGGCAGCTCGTCGCCGTCATCCTCGGCGCCGTCTACGGCGTCTTCGCGCTCGTGGTGGTGCTCGGCGCCCTCATCGGGCTCTCCTTCGCGCCGCGGGAGGTCGCGACCACCGCTCTCGTGCTCGCCGGCTCGGCCGCCGTGCTCGGCTGGGCCGTCCTCCCGCTGCTCATGTCGGGGGTCGAGCAGACGCTCGACCCGGCGCGCCTCGCGGTCTACCCCATCCCGTTGCGGACGATGATGATCGGGATGCTGCTGAGCGGCGCCGTGGGCGTCGCCGGTGCGGCGACGACTCTCGCCGCCCTCGGCACGGCGCTCCCCTGGTGGCGTGCGCCGGGCGTCGCGCTCGCCGCCCTCGTGACCGGCGTGCTCGGGGCCGCCACCTGCATCGTCGTCTCCCGCGCAACGACCTCCGTCGCCAGCGGTCTCGCCTCCGGGCGCCGCTTCCGCGAGGCGAGCGGCCTGCTGGTGCTCATCCCGCTCATCCTGGCCGGACCGATCATCATCGGCGTGACACGCGGGCTTCGATCGTCGGCGGATGCGCTGCCCGCCGTCGCGGACGGCCTGTCGTGGTCGCCGCTCGGCGCCGTGTGGGCCGTGCCGGGCGCGCTCGCAGCGGGCGACGCGCTCGGTGCGCTCGCGCGCCTCCTGATCGCGCTCGCGACGTTCGCCGTGCTCTGGCTGGTCTGGCGCTGGGGTCTCGGCCGCTCGCTGGTGACCCCGACCCGCGCCTCCTCCCGGGTTCGCGCGCCGGGCAAGCCGGGCCTGTTCGGCATCCTGCCCGCGACACCCGCCGGCGCGATCGCGGCACGATGCCTGACCTACTGGTTCCGGGATCCGCGCTATCTGCGCCAGCTGATCGTGATCCCGCTGATCCCGGCGTTGATGTGGTTCTACGCCAGCCTCAACCACTCGAACAGCTTCCTGATCGCGTCCGGCCCGATCATCGCCTTCGCGCTCGGCGTGGGCATGCTCGCGGACGTGTCGTACGACTCCACCGCCTTCGCCCTGCACCTCTCCAAGGCGGTGCCGGGGCGCGCCGACCGCTGGGGACGGGCCGGGGCGATGCTCGCCTTCGGCGTCCCTGCGGTCGCGATCGTCACGATCGGCACGGCCGCCGCGGAGGGCGAGCTGGCGATCGCCCCGGCCCTGCTCGGCCTCTCGCTCGGCATCCTCCTGACCGGAGCCGGCGTCTGCTCGGTGACGTCGGCTCGCCTGGTGTTCCCGGTCCCCAACCCGGGCGACAACCCGTTCAAGTCTCGGCCCGGCGCCGGCTTCGCCCTCATGGGTCCCACTTTCGCGTCCTGGGGCGTGCTCGCGGTGCTCTGCCTGCCGGAGATCGCCCTGCTGATCGTCGCCGTCGTCACCCGCGATGCGCTGTGGGCCTGGGCAGGCCTCGTCGTCGGCGTCGCACTGGGCGGCGTGCTGCTCACCGTCGGCGCGCGCGTCGGCGGACGCGTGCTGGACGCGCGCGGCCCGGAGCTGCTGCTGCAGCTGCGGAAGGACGCGTAG
- a CDS encoding ABC transporter ATP-binding protein, whose product MSLRGLRKHFGQKVAVDGIDLDVPTGSFYGLVGPNGAGKTTTLSMATGLLRPDAGQVLIHGVDMWADPLAAKALVGVLSDGVRLFDRLTGEQLVEYAGLLGGMDRPTAAQRTADLLRLLDLESAGGTLVVDYSAGMTKKIALAAAMVHAPKVLVLDEPFESVDPVSAANIRDILGGYVRGGGTVIVSSHVMDLVERMCDHVAVITAGRVVAAGTVEEVRAGSTLEDRFVELVGGRRVGEGPEWLQHS is encoded by the coding sequence ATGTCGCTGCGCGGGCTGCGCAAGCACTTCGGCCAGAAAGTCGCCGTCGACGGCATCGACCTCGACGTGCCCACCGGCAGCTTCTACGGCCTGGTCGGCCCGAACGGCGCGGGCAAGACCACCACGCTCAGCATGGCGACCGGCCTGCTGCGCCCCGACGCCGGCCAGGTGCTCATCCACGGCGTCGACATGTGGGCCGACCCGCTCGCGGCGAAGGCGCTCGTCGGCGTGCTCTCGGACGGCGTGCGACTCTTCGACCGCCTGACCGGCGAGCAGCTCGTCGAGTACGCCGGGCTGCTCGGCGGGATGGACCGCCCTACGGCCGCCCAGCGCACGGCCGACCTGCTCCGCCTGCTCGACCTGGAGTCCGCGGGCGGCACCCTGGTCGTGGACTACTCGGCCGGCATGACCAAGAAGATCGCGCTCGCCGCCGCGATGGTGCACGCGCCCAAAGTGCTCGTGCTCGACGAGCCGTTCGAATCGGTCGACCCGGTGTCGGCCGCGAACATCCGCGACATCCTCGGCGGGTACGTGCGCGGGGGCGGCACGGTGATCGTGTCGTCGCACGTGATGGATCTGGTCGAGCGGATGTGCGACCACGTCGCGGTCATCACCGCCGGCCGCGTCGTCGCCGCCGGGACGGTGGAGGAGGTCCGCGCGGGCTCGACGCTCGAGGACCGTTTCGTCGAGCTGGTCGGCGGCCGCCGCGTCGGGGAGGGGCCGGAGTGGTTGCAGCACTCGTAA
- a CDS encoding endo-alpha-N-acetylgalactosaminidase family protein: MSPHPPRGLRALPAVLPATLAAIALAAAGALAPIATAPAAAADAPQPAGTAIAQTQYALVGADSESAPYPAPPALDGTALAAFDGDPNTQWASAYNGGSPDPLPHWITLDVGGSFPLTGIQYQVKNQSNGPVADVSVYVTDSAAVAKDPEADWGTPAATGRFRQPTSATDVQNLVFSQAVTGRYLKFVATSTINGSPNVSVGELRVFATGDTTPPPVTPDPPADAATPVAIGNGAGLTVQVAEEFPQVISYDLDGRTLGGQAQKLDGFSVNGTVHTATTTMSATSDTATYVSTFADLPELTITTTITATAKGTVEFAVTKLEGAAAMSVDQLAIPELSLVSVDSSDPAAALARTLISTDSTTTADRFLAVTGATPVDARSVGTPYGFVSGSQLAGGILTNATEDAAQDSDTNWNTRLQSQIVDAGNGARRAQLSVGNWTYAPAGATDPRVAVYALPRATVVLAADANGDGRVDWQDAAIAYRDAETRPLGADRVPERVVQHIPFNFASQATNPFLKTLDNVKRISMTTDDLGQWVLDKGYANEGHDSGHPDYGGDYNTRAGGLDDFNTLVDEGKAYNADVAVHVNATEAYPQAKTFTDRMVQGQVNGWDWLNQSYHIDQRYDLGSGAIVDRFAQLKHEVPNLAGVYIDAYYSSGWLADGLAAQLRDLDLQVATEWAYKFEGTSIWSHWANDKNYGGATNKGINSNIVRFIANTDRDVWNVDPLLGGADVKEFEGWTGQNDWNTFYRNIWSANLPTKFLQHFPVQAWDFGRSATLADGVTVSMVDGERQIAMGGATVATGGTYLLPWGEPDADGVSSPAHADKMYYFNPNGGAATFTLTPQFAGTTDFTLYALTDQGRVKVSDVRADGGTVTLTGAKGTPYVLAPAGGAAPHAAADYGAGSGLVDPGFNAGDLSAWHPTGGAALATSANGDNVATLGSDRSSLSQTVTGLQAGERYTFSANVEIAEGERRATTVSVDAGTVSANTFDSTPAANSMASDAKQGTYSQRASVSFTAPASGTVTVALGAVAGDAVVTLDDARLMRDTSTPSPASGGVIAADDFEGNQPGWGPFVKGDAGGTTDPRTSISERHAPYSQKEWKNTHSPYNSGALNGLSVDDVLTGEHSLKAHEENTGLVYRTVPATVPFVAGHTYRVSFDYQTNLEGQWAWVTGADTLAKGSVSSADVNRDALAPALDTTHYAKEIVAGCGDTWVGLRKLSGANGADFVLDDFRVEDLGEEAGGASCGSVTAPASTDLSPGVAGTFVTTFTNNELTAATNVGVQLTDLPDGWTAEVAKKKGNLFDRVAPGASVTTTWLVTPPASAGGTTAMLGIEATYANDCVTKSVAAQAKAVVSERPMLSPSSMTATADSENLSSGAGEGPVGNVLDGDPDTIWHTDYTNSAAPYPHWVTLTLAGPSTVDGFGYLGRSSGGQNGRVKGYEVAVSDDGSTWTTVASGALVDSPSMQVIPFAPTTASFVRFTALSALNGQPFAAAAEMRVYGAAADAPTGYASGARPDDEPCASGTPAIAAPAAVTAGHDLTVGLSGFSAAVRATVVLHSDPLTLGQVTTDADGAASVTATVPADFATGPHTIQVVVDGAVVAERAIVVTAAEIPGAGGGSGGGAVVPPGLDGPLASTGSGALGAALLALLAAGGIATGAALRLRARRRRA, from the coding sequence GTGAGCCCTCATCCCCCGCGCGGCCTCCGCGCCCTTCCCGCCGTTCTCCCCGCGACCCTCGCGGCCATCGCGCTGGCCGCCGCCGGCGCCCTGGCGCCGATCGCCACGGCTCCGGCAGCAGCAGCGGACGCTCCGCAGCCGGCCGGCACGGCCATCGCGCAGACCCAGTACGCGCTCGTCGGCGCGGACTCCGAGTCTGCGCCCTACCCTGCGCCTCCCGCACTCGACGGAACGGCGCTGGCGGCTTTCGACGGCGACCCGAACACGCAATGGGCGAGCGCCTACAACGGCGGGTCGCCCGATCCGCTCCCGCACTGGATCACCCTCGACGTCGGCGGATCCTTCCCGCTGACGGGCATCCAGTACCAGGTCAAGAACCAGTCCAACGGCCCGGTGGCCGACGTGTCCGTCTACGTGACCGACAGTGCGGCCGTGGCGAAGGACCCGGAGGCGGACTGGGGCACGCCCGCCGCCACCGGACGGTTCCGCCAGCCGACCTCGGCGACGGATGTGCAGAACCTCGTGTTCTCGCAGGCGGTCACCGGACGCTACCTCAAGTTCGTCGCCACGAGCACCATCAACGGCAGCCCCAACGTGTCGGTCGGGGAGCTGCGCGTCTTCGCCACCGGCGACACCACACCGCCACCGGTCACGCCCGATCCACCGGCCGACGCCGCGACCCCGGTCGCGATCGGCAACGGCGCCGGGCTGACCGTTCAGGTCGCCGAGGAGTTCCCGCAGGTGATCTCCTACGACCTCGACGGACGGACCCTCGGCGGTCAGGCGCAGAAGCTCGACGGTTTCAGCGTGAACGGCACCGTGCACACCGCCACGACCACCATGAGCGCGACCTCCGACACGGCGACGTACGTCTCGACCTTCGCGGACCTCCCGGAGCTCACCATCACGACGACGATCACGGCGACGGCGAAGGGGACCGTGGAGTTCGCGGTGACGAAGCTGGAGGGCGCGGCCGCGATGTCCGTCGACCAGCTCGCCATCCCCGAGCTCTCCCTGGTGTCGGTCGACTCGTCCGACCCGGCGGCGGCTCTCGCCCGCACACTGATCTCCACGGACTCCACCACCACCGCCGACCGCTTCCTCGCCGTCACGGGCGCCACCCCGGTCGACGCGCGGAGCGTCGGAACTCCCTACGGCTTCGTCAGCGGCTCGCAGCTCGCGGGCGGCATCCTGACCAACGCGACGGAGGACGCCGCGCAAGACTCCGATACGAACTGGAACACCCGCCTGCAGTCGCAGATCGTCGACGCGGGCAACGGGGCACGGCGAGCGCAGCTCTCGGTCGGCAACTGGACGTACGCGCCTGCGGGCGCGACCGATCCCCGCGTGGCCGTCTACGCGCTGCCCCGCGCGACGGTCGTGCTGGCCGCCGACGCGAACGGCGACGGTCGCGTCGACTGGCAGGATGCCGCGATCGCCTACCGAGACGCCGAGACCCGGCCGCTGGGCGCCGACCGCGTGCCCGAGCGCGTCGTGCAGCACATCCCGTTCAACTTCGCGAGCCAGGCCACCAACCCGTTCCTGAAGACGCTCGACAACGTCAAGCGCATCTCCATGACCACCGACGATCTCGGTCAGTGGGTGCTCGACAAGGGGTACGCCAACGAAGGCCACGACTCCGGGCATCCCGACTACGGCGGCGACTACAACACGCGCGCGGGCGGCCTGGACGACTTCAACACGCTGGTGGACGAGGGCAAGGCGTACAACGCCGACGTCGCCGTGCACGTCAACGCGACCGAGGCGTACCCGCAGGCGAAGACCTTCACGGACCGGATGGTGCAGGGTCAGGTGAACGGCTGGGACTGGCTCAACCAGAGCTACCACATCGACCAGCGCTACGACCTCGGCTCCGGGGCGATCGTCGACCGCTTCGCCCAGCTCAAGCACGAGGTGCCGAACCTCGCCGGCGTGTACATCGACGCGTACTACTCGAGCGGATGGCTGGCCGACGGCCTCGCGGCGCAGTTGCGCGACCTCGACCTGCAGGTCGCCACCGAGTGGGCCTACAAGTTCGAGGGCACCTCGATCTGGTCGCACTGGGCCAACGACAAGAACTACGGCGGCGCCACGAACAAGGGCATCAACTCCAACATCGTCCGCTTCATCGCCAACACGGACCGCGACGTGTGGAACGTCGACCCGCTGCTCGGCGGCGCGGACGTGAAGGAGTTCGAGGGCTGGACCGGGCAGAACGACTGGAACACGTTCTACCGCAACATCTGGAGCGCCAACCTGCCGACCAAGTTCCTGCAGCACTTCCCGGTGCAGGCGTGGGACTTCGGCCGGAGCGCCACGCTCGCCGACGGCGTCACCGTCTCGATGGTGGACGGCGAGCGGCAGATCGCGATGGGCGGCGCCACCGTCGCGACGGGAGGCACCTACCTGCTGCCGTGGGGGGAGCCGGATGCCGACGGCGTCTCCTCGCCCGCCCACGCCGACAAGATGTACTACTTCAACCCGAACGGAGGCGCGGCGACGTTCACGCTCACCCCGCAGTTCGCCGGGACGACCGACTTCACGCTCTACGCGCTGACCGATCAGGGTCGGGTGAAGGTCTCCGATGTGCGGGCGGACGGCGGCACGGTCACGCTGACCGGAGCGAAGGGCACGCCCTACGTGCTCGCTCCGGCCGGCGGCGCCGCTCCCCACGCCGCGGCGGACTACGGCGCGGGCAGCGGACTGGTCGACCCCGGCTTCAACGCGGGCGACCTGAGCGCGTGGCACCCGACGGGTGGGGCAGCGCTCGCGACCTCCGCGAACGGCGACAACGTCGCGACGCTCGGCTCCGACCGGTCGTCGCTCTCGCAGACGGTCACCGGCCTCCAGGCGGGCGAGCGCTACACGTTCAGCGCGAACGTCGAGATCGCGGAGGGCGAGCGGCGGGCGACGACCGTCTCGGTGGACGCCGGAACCGTCTCGGCCAACACGTTCGACTCCACCCCGGCCGCCAACTCGATGGCCTCCGACGCGAAGCAGGGCACGTACTCGCAGCGCGCCTCCGTCTCGTTCACCGCACCCGCGAGCGGCACGGTGACGGTGGCGCTGGGCGCCGTGGCGGGCGACGCCGTCGTCACGCTCGACGACGCCCGCCTCATGCGCGACACCTCCACACCGTCGCCGGCATCCGGAGGCGTGATCGCGGCGGACGACTTCGAGGGCAACCAGCCCGGCTGGGGGCCGTTCGTCAAGGGCGACGCGGGCGGGACGACCGACCCGCGCACATCGATCAGCGAGCGGCACGCGCCGTACAGCCAGAAGGAGTGGAAGAACACGCACTCGCCGTACAACTCGGGGGCGCTGAACGGCCTGTCCGTCGACGACGTGCTCACCGGTGAGCACTCCCTCAAGGCGCACGAGGAGAACACGGGTCTCGTGTACCGCACCGTGCCCGCCACCGTCCCGTTCGTCGCCGGCCACACGTACCGGGTGTCGTTCGACTACCAGACGAACCTCGAGGGCCAGTGGGCCTGGGTCACCGGAGCCGACACACTCGCGAAGGGATCCGTCTCGTCCGCCGACGTGAACCGGGACGCCCTCGCTCCCGCGCTCGACACGACGCACTACGCGAAGGAGATCGTCGCGGGCTGCGGCGACACCTGGGTCGGCCTCCGCAAGCTCTCCGGAGCGAACGGTGCGGACTTCGTGCTGGACGACTTCCGGGTCGAGGATCTCGGCGAAGAGGCCGGAGGCGCGTCCTGCGGCTCGGTGACGGCACCCGCGAGCACCGACCTCAGCCCCGGCGTGGCCGGCACGTTCGTGACGACGTTCACCAACAACGAGCTCACCGCGGCGACCAACGTCGGAGTCCAGCTCACCGATCTCCCGGACGGATGGACGGCCGAGGTGGCGAAGAAGAAGGGCAACCTGTTCGACCGCGTCGCCCCGGGGGCGAGCGTCACGACGACCTGGCTCGTCACTCCGCCGGCATCGGCGGGAGGCACGACGGCGATGCTCGGGATCGAGGCGACCTACGCAAACGACTGCGTGACCAAATCGGTCGCCGCGCAGGCGAAGGCCGTGGTCTCCGAGCGGCCCATGCTGTCGCCCAGCTCGATGACGGCGACCGCCGACTCCGAGAACCTGTCGTCCGGAGCGGGAGAGGGCCCGGTCGGGAACGTGCTCGACGGCGACCCGGACACGATCTGGCACACCGACTACACGAACAGTGCGGCGCCCTACCCGCACTGGGTCACGCTCACGCTCGCGGGCCCGTCGACGGTGGACGGCTTCGGTTACCTCGGCCGGTCGTCCGGCGGCCAGAACGGACGTGTGAAGGGCTACGAGGTCGCGGTGTCGGACGACGGCTCGACGTGGACGACCGTCGCTTCGGGCGCGCTGGTCGACTCCCCGTCGATGCAGGTGATCCCGTTCGCCCCGACCACGGCGTCGTTCGTGCGGTTCACGGCGCTGAGCGCGCTGAACGGGCAGCCCTTCGCCGCTGCGGCGGAGATGCGGGTCTACGGCGCCGCAGCGGACGCGCCGACCGGGTATGCGTCCGGCGCGCGCCCGGACGACGAGCCGTGCGCCTCCGGCACCCCCGCGATCGCCGCCCCCGCGGCGGTCACGGCCGGGCACGATCTGACCGTGGGTCTGAGCGGGTTCTCCGCCGCGGTCCGGGCGACGGTCGTGCTGCACTCCGACCCGCTGACGCTCGGCCAGGTGACGACCGATGCGGACGGCGCGGCGAGCGTCACCGCGACCGTGCCCGCGGACTTCGCGACCGGGCCGCACACCATCCAGGTCGTCGTCGACGGCGCGGTGGTCGCGGAACGCGCGATCGTGGTGACTGCGGCGGAGATCCCCGGAGCCGGCGGCGGGAGCGGGGGCGGCGCGGTCGTCCCGCCCGGGCTCGACGGCCCGCTCGCCTCGACGGGCTCCGGCGCGCTCGGGGCCGCCCTGCTCGCCCTGCTCGCCGCAGGAGGCATCGCCACGGGAGCCGCCCTGCGCCTTCGCGCCCGTCGCCGCCGCGCCTGA
- a CDS encoding LacI family DNA-binding transcriptional regulator produces the protein MASTEARESAPKPPGMTDVARVAGVSAQTVSRALSGHPNVQEKTRAKVLAAVEQLGYRMNNAARMLSSGHSRTIGIVLLQTSFFSRTAVTVGVEEAARDAGYSVSSATSPSLEPTAIEEAMSRLADQGVEGIILALPLIHVTRGIEELTRAIPTITIDGSRTSSTEIVAVDQSQAARLATQHLLDLGHKTVWHVSGPTEWLDAMSRSEGWRSTLEAAGITPPPELKGDWSPASGYQNGLILARIPEVTAVFVSSDEMAFGVIRAFHELGRRIPEDISVVGVDDITLAEYCSPSLTTVAQPFGEMGRLAVEHLLRYIADPHTTLAPASVEPTLVVRASTAAAPATA, from the coding sequence ATGGCCAGTACGGAAGCACGGGAGTCGGCGCCGAAGCCGCCCGGGATGACGGATGTCGCGCGCGTCGCCGGGGTCTCCGCCCAGACGGTCTCGCGAGCGCTCAGCGGGCATCCGAACGTGCAGGAGAAGACCCGCGCGAAGGTCCTCGCCGCCGTCGAGCAGCTCGGTTACCGCATGAACAACGCGGCGCGCATGCTGTCCTCCGGACACAGCCGGACGATCGGGATCGTGCTGCTGCAGACCAGCTTCTTCTCGCGCACCGCCGTCACCGTCGGGGTCGAGGAAGCCGCGCGTGACGCCGGCTACTCCGTCAGCTCGGCGACCAGCCCGTCCCTCGAGCCGACGGCCATCGAGGAGGCGATGTCACGCCTGGCCGACCAGGGCGTGGAGGGCATCATCCTGGCGCTGCCGCTCATCCACGTCACCCGCGGCATCGAGGAGCTGACCCGCGCGATCCCCACCATCACCATCGACGGATCGCGCACCTCCTCCACCGAGATCGTCGCCGTCGACCAGTCCCAAGCCGCACGGCTGGCGACGCAGCACCTGCTCGATCTGGGCCACAAGACCGTCTGGCACGTCTCCGGCCCCACCGAGTGGCTGGACGCCATGAGCCGCAGCGAGGGATGGCGCAGCACGTTGGAGGCGGCCGGGATCACTCCCCCACCCGAGCTCAAGGGCGACTGGTCCCCGGCCTCCGGCTACCAGAACGGGCTGATCCTTGCGCGCATCCCAGAGGTCACGGCCGTGTTCGTCTCGAGCGACGAGATGGCGTTCGGCGTGATCCGCGCCTTCCACGAGCTCGGCCGGCGCATCCCGGAGGACATCTCCGTCGTCGGCGTGGACGACATCACCCTCGCCGAGTACTGCTCCCCCTCGCTCACCACGGTCGCGCAGCCCTTCGGCGAGATGGGTCGCCTCGCGGTCGAGCACCTTCTGCGCTACATCGCCGACCCGCACACGACCCTCGCCCCAGCGTCGGTGGAGCCGACGCTCGTGGTGCGCGCGTCGACGGCGGCGGCGCCCGCGACCGCCTGA